One window of Cydia pomonella isolate Wapato2018A chromosome 5, ilCydPomo1, whole genome shotgun sequence genomic DNA carries:
- the LOC133517769 gene encoding carnitine O-acetyltransferase, whose product MIRGVHKVCGHNAFILEPYISSLQLTTHLTSAKTYSTAQKLPRLPVPKLDDTLSKYLKTAKPHLSNEEYDATCNLAKDFATGVGQDLQSLLEKRAQQHTNWLEEWWLNTAYLDYRDPVVVYSSPGLVFPFRNFNSQLEQLQYAAKTLLAALDYKSLIDNDKIPTEMMGKNPLDMQQYKKIFGTCRIPGLKRDSLSYNTTSKHVTVIHNNHIFHVDLWGDDGKVLNEDQIVQQLQKVIEMSNTPSQNGIGILTSENRNAWAKAYDVLIKDNQNKESLKDVQSSLVVLCLDKPVGLWKAKDKNGRQNIAGAQTIHGGGAGINGGNRWFDKTVQFIVGADGVTGLTYEHSPAEGQPIAVLTDFLINFIDQNKAAGRPASSSPKPPQLLKFNVSSEVAGMITTAKGSLDKLVNNLELNCFTYEKYGKNFIKSQKLSPDSYLQMAMQYAFYRLHKTPGAHYESAATRMFAGGRTETIRSCSVESIEFAQAMLDAKRSPKDKKAAMQSAINAHKNYTVMALQGLGVDRHLLGLKLIALENGIDIHKLYSDLGYVRSAHMRLSTSQVACKCDGFMCYGPLVSNGYATCYNPRDNDVNFATSAFNDNPETSCDKYRGALEQSLQDMHDVLLLSTQSKL is encoded by the exons ATGATCCGTGGAGTGCATAAAGTT TGTGGTCATAATGCCTTTATATTGGAGCCATATATCAGCTCCCTTCAGCTGACAACCCACTTGACTTCTGCCAAGACTTACTCCACTGCCCAGAAGCTTCCCCGGCTACCAGTGCCAAAGCTGGATGATactttaagtaaatatttaaagactGCCAAGCCTCATTTGAGCAATGAGGAGTATGATGCAACTTGCAATCTTGCTAAAGACTTTGCTACTGGAGTTGGACAGGATTTGCAG agtttGCTAGAAAAAAGGGCACAGCAGCACACAAATTGGCTTGAGGAGTGGTGGCTCAACACAGCATACTTGGATTACCGGGATCCTGTTGTAGTGTATTCTAGCCCTGGCCTTGTATTTCCATTCCGGAACTTTAACAGTCAGCTTGAGCAGTTGCAGTATGCAGCAAAAACATTGCTGGCTGCACTTGATTACAAATCCCTAATTGACAA TGACAAAATTCCGACTGAGATGATGGGAAAAAACCCATTGGACATGCAacaatataagaaaatatttggaACGTGTAGGATCCCTGGTCTTAAGAGAGATTCATTGTCATATAATACTACCAGCAAACATGTTACTGTCATCCATAACAACCAT atatTCCATGTTGACCTCTGGGGAGACGATGGTAAAGTTCTTAATGAAGATCAAATAGTGCAGCAGCTGCAGAAAGTAATAGAAATGTCCAATACTCCATCGCAAAATGGAATTGGTATTCTCACTTCGGAAAATCGAAATGCTTGGGCTAAAGCTTATGATGTACTGATAaaag ACAATCAAAACAAAGAATCATTGAAGGACGTGCAATCAAGTTTAGTGGTACTTTGTTTGGACAAGCCTGTGGGGCTGTGGAAGGCCAAGGACAAAAATGGCCGCCAAAACATTGCTGGCGCGCAAACCATCCATGGAGGAGGCGCGGGAATCAACGGCGGAAATCGATGGTTTGACAAAACAGTGCAG TTTATAGTCGGTGCTGACGGCGTGACAGGGTTAACTTACGAGCACTCCCCAGCCGAGGGCCAACCCATTGCCGTGCTAACGGACTTCCTCATCAATTTCAT AGACCAGAATAAAGCTGCAGGCAGGCCTGCCTCTTCAAGCCCTAAACCCCCACAGCTGCTTAAATTTAATGTGTCCTCAGAGGTGGCTGGCATGATTACAACAGCAAAGGGTAGTTTAGACAA ATTAGTAAATAATCTGGAGCTGAACTGCTTTACATATGAGAAATATGGAAAGAACTTCATTAAATCACAAAAGTTAAGTCCAGACAGCTACCTACAAATGGCTATGCAGTATGCATTTTACAG GTTGCACAAAACGCCAGGCGCGCACTATGAGTCCGCAGCGACGCGGATGTTCGCCGGTGGCCGCACCGAAACCATCCGCTCCTGCTCAGTAGAGTCCATCGAGTTCGCTCAGGCCATGCTGGACGCCAAGCGCTCACCAAAGGACAAGAAGGCGGCTATGCAGAGCGCTATTAACGCGCACAAGAATTATACCGTTATG GCTCTTCAAGGGCTCGGCGTAGATCGTCACCTTCTCGGGTTAAAGTTGATTGCACTGGAGAACGGCATTGATATACACAAGCTGTACTCCGACCTAGGATACGTGAGAAGTGCCCACATGCGGCTGTCCACCAGTCAG GTGGCATGTAAATGCGACGGCTTCATGTGCTACGGACCGCTAGTCAGCAACGGCTACGCGACGTGCTACAACCCGCGCGATAACGACGTCAACTTCGCCACGTCGGCCTTCAACGACAACCCGGAGACCAGCTGCGACAAGTACCGGGGCGCCTTAGAGCAGTCCCTCCAGGATATGCACGACGTGCTCTTGCTTAGCACACAGTCTAAACTGTAA
- the LOC133517771 gene encoding uncharacterized protein LOC133517771, protein MDDLLLRRLRLINDKLTTDLEVIPVTINSENLGQAQITYSKLDASLKRLDNDLMEYFRLASTPASDEICLLSGLQLQTEETLAELKVKIDQITLKGNATEKPPEANASCRLPKLQLPVYSGDVLFWCEFWDSFKSNIDSRNLPDVDKLSYLKASVTGDAKKAIDGLSTTNANYRIAISILKERFGKTSHLIDAHYATLYKVKMAKSTAEDCRKTFNEVERNLKILESLGENINHNHLRFMLLEKFPPDLVYEIKLKVNDDSIQEIRNQLDRIITAKEDAERISGRKRTHEAEDSTVGTLHINVKRARSAYPPKQQQGPPKKQNPQGGFDRRPERKNKFDSINKPNKWNRPKQTPTSNKDQPEPQQGSSKGRTAWTCIFCKGDHYNDKCSEATTLAERKKRLGKKCFMCLKLGHFIKDCKNKRKCSICCSETPHNRALCHLNFQKNTAMKKQS, encoded by the coding sequence ATGGACGATTTGCTTTTAAGAAGGCTTAGGCTCATTAACGACAAACTCACCACAGACCTAGAAGTTATTCCTGTTACCATTAATTCAGAGAACTTAGGGCAGGCTCAAATTACTTACAGTAAATTAGATGCATCTCTGAAAAGACTTGACAACGACTTGATGGAGTACTTTCGCTTGGCTTCGACACCTGCTTCTGATGAAATATGTTTACTGAGTGGATTGCAACTTCAAACAGAGGAGACTTTGGCTGAACTTAAAGTGAAGATCGACCAAATAACTTTGAAAGGCAACGCTACAGAGAAACCTCCGGAAGCGAATGCCTCATGCCGACTCCCTAAACTTCAGCTGCCGGTGTATAGTGGAGATGTGCTCTTTTGGTGTGAGTTCTGGGACTCCTTCAAGAGCAACATTGATTCAAGAAATCTGCCTGATGTTGACAAGCTCTCCTATCTTAAAGCCTCGGTGACGGGAGATGCCAAGAAAGCCATAGATGGTCTGTCTACTACTAATGCTAATTATAGAATAGCCATATCAATCCTGAAGGAGCGTTTCGGCAAGACCTCTCATCTCATTGACGCGCATTATGCAACACTATATAAGGTTAAGATGGCCAAAAGCACCGCTGAAGACTGTAGAAAGACATTCAACGAAGTTGAACGAAATCTCAAAATTTTGGAATCATTAGGTGAAAACATCAATCACAATCATCTTCGTTTTATGTTGCTGGAGAAATTTCCACCCGATCTAGTTTACGAAATTAAGCTGAAGGTTAATGATGATTCTATACAAGAAATCAGGAACCAATTAGATAGAATTATTACCGCAAAAGAGGATGCTGAAAGGATTTCAGGAAGAAAACGCACGCATGAAGCAGAAGATAGTACAGTCGGAACTCTACATATAAATGTGAAACGTGCAAGAAGCGCATATCCACCCAAACAGCAACAAGGTCCCCCTAAGAAACAAAATCCTCAAGGAGGTTTTGATAGAAGACCGGAAAGGAAGAATAAGTTTGATAGTATTAATAAACCCAATAAATGGAACAGACCAAAACAAACTCCGACTTCTAACAAGGATCAACCAGAACCTCAGCAGGGCTCTTCGAAGGGGAGAACAGCGTGGACATGCATCTTTTGCAAAGGTGATCATTACAATGATAAGTGCTCTGAAGCTACTACCTTAGCAGAAAGAAAGAAACGACTTGGAAAGAAATGCTTCATGTGTTTGAAGTTAGGCCACTTTATAAAAGACTGCAAGAACAAACGTAAGTGTAGCATTTGCTGTAGTGAGACACCGCATAACAGAGCTTTATGCCATTTAAATTTTCAGAAGAATACTGCAATGAAGAAACAGTCCTGA
- the LOC133517773 gene encoding enhancer of yellow 2 transcription factor-like produces MTVNNTIAHQRLILSGDRERFKELLRRRLIECGWRDQVRMLCRDMVKENEGGNVTFDMLVNRVTPRARALVPDTVKKELLQKIKTHLLTQKDQ; encoded by the exons ATGACTGTTAACAATACCATTGCACATCAACGGCTCATACTCAGTGGAGATCGAGAAAG atttaaggaGCTATTAAGACGAAGATTAATTGAATGTGGATGGCGTGATCAAGTGAGGATGCTGTGTCGAGACATGGTTAAGGAGAATGAGGGTGGTAATGTAACATTTGACATGTTGGTCAATAGAGTGACTCCACGAGCTAGAGCACTAGTGCCAGACACAGTTAAGAAGGAGCTACTTCAGAAAATCAAGACGCACCTTCTCACACAAAAGGAccaatga
- the LOC133517772 gene encoding uncharacterized protein LOC133517772: MTVDSVNDVAESESLSEQRCTQAVRDKPEEEVQPYASPVEGRSSSQRILEPMYSESNEPKPKSMSEPEPFAVVDLESYEHTKPESHNLEEVTLGNESRPKRAAALRALEKIKEWTSNLVALFLPGLGSVATDAKIRCHNTNSPAATPNSALYVEL; encoded by the exons ATGACGGTGGATTCCGTCAACGATGTTGCCGAATCCGAGTCTCTTTCTGAGCAAAGATGCACACAAGCAGTCAGAGATAAGCCAGAAGAAGAAGTACAACCTTATGCCTCGCCAGTAGAGGGAAGGAGTTCCTCTCAACGAATCCTAGAGCCTATGTATAGTGAGTCAAACGAGCCTAAGCCTAAGTCTATGTCCGAACCAGAACCGTTCGCGGTCGTCGACCTCGAATCTTACGAGCACACTAAGCCAGAATCACACAACCTGGAGGAGGTTACGCTAGGCAACGAGTCAAGACCTAAGAGAGCCGCAGCTCTTCGAGCCCTTGAGAAGATCAAAGAATGGACCAGCAATCTAGTCGCCCTATTCCTGCCTGGGTTGGGGAGTGTCGCGACGGACGCGAAAATCCGATGCCACAATACTAATTCACCTGCGGCAACACCGAACAGCGCCCTCTATGTGGAACTGTG A